In Helianthus annuus cultivar XRQ/B chromosome 8, HanXRQr2.0-SUNRISE, whole genome shotgun sequence, a single genomic region encodes these proteins:
- the LOC110886745 gene encoding respiratory burst oxidase homolog protein C: MRKTSTDDVSHPDTELYGADRKSFSGPLNKRTTRKSARFNLPEDGGSNSSGSLRSRNNDDYVEITLDVGDDSVAVHSVKTAGGADVEDPELSLLAKGLEKRTSLTTSVVRNASSRIRQVSEELRKLTSFSRRPQVGNYDRSKSAATHALKGLKFISKTDGAAAWAALEKRFDDLTAGTTGLLPRSLFGECIGMNKDSNDFAGELFDALSRRRNYTGDMINKAQLKEFWDQIADQSFDSRLQTFFDMVDKDADGRISEEEVREIISLSASANKLSNIQKQADEYAALIMEELDPDNLGYIMIENLEALLLQSPTQTVRGESKNLSVMLSQKLRNADDRNIIQRGYDRFKYFLDDNWQRVWVLALWIGAMGGLFTWKYIQYKNRAAFDVMGHCVCVAKGGAEILKLNMALILLPVCRNTITWLRNKTKLGVVVPFDDNLNFHKVIAVGIVVGVTLHGIAHLTCDFPRLLRATEEEYEPMVQYFGEQPDSYWHFVKEPVGYTGIIMVVLMAIAFTLATPWLRRGRLNLPKPLNKLTGFNAFWYSHHLFIIVYAMLIVHGIKIYLTKEWYKKTTWMYIAIPILLYAGERLLRALRSTVKPVQMLKVAVYPGNVLALHMSKPQGFKYKSGQYMFVNCKAVSPFEWHPFSITSAPGDDYLSVHIRTLGDWTRQLKTVFSQVCQPPANGKSGLLRADYQGDNPFPKVLIDGPYGAPAQDYKKYDVVLLVGLGIGATPMISIVKDIVNNMKAKQEADEALESGGNSAMPPASPLAKKNTSNNFNTTRAYFYWVTREQGSFDWFKGVMNEVAETDHNGVIEMHNYCTSVYEEGDARSALITMLQSLNHAKNGVDVVSGTRVKSHFAKPNWRSVYKRIALTHTGQRIGVFYCGAPAPVKELKQLASDFSHKTSTKFDFHKENF, encoded by the exons ATGAGAAAAACAAGTACGGATGACGTCAGCCACCCAGACACAGAACTGTACGGAGCCGACAGGAAATCATTCAGCGGACCGTTAAACAAACGAACAACCCGAAAAAGCGCGCGGTTTAACCTCCCAGAAGACGGCGGAAGCAACAGCAGCGGAAGTCTACGCTCCAGAAACAACGATGATTACGTGGAAATTACGTTAGATGTCGGCGACGATTCTGTTGCCGTACATTCTGTAAAGACTGCTGGCGGCGCTGACGTGGAGGATCCTGAATTGTCGTTGTTGGCTAAAGGGTTGGAGAAGAGGACGTCTTTAACGACATCGGTGGTGCGAAATGCTTCGTCGAGGATTCGGCAGGTGTCCGAGGAGCTGAGGAAGTTAACATCGTTTTCGCGGCGGCCACAGGTCGGGAATTATGACCGGTCGAAGTCCGCCGCGACTCACGCGCTTAAAGGGTTGAAGTTTATTAGTAAAACTGATGGCGCGGCTGCGTGGGCCGCGTTAGAGAAGAGGTTTGATGACCTGACCGCTGGCACCACCGGTTTGCTTCCCCGATCACTGTTCGGAGAATGTATAG GGATGAACAAGGATTCGAACGACTTTGCGGGAGAATTGTTTGATGCACTTAGCCGGAGGCGGAATTACACCGGTGACATGATTAACAAGGCTCAGTTGAAGGAGTTTTGGGACCAAATTGCTGATCAAAGTTTTGATTCAAGGCTTCAAACTTTCTTTGACAT GGTTGATAAGGACGCTGATGGTCGGATTAGTGAAGAAGAAGTTCGAGAG ATTATAAGCTTGAGTGCTTCGGCTAACAAGTTATCGAACATTCAAAAACAAGCAGATGAATACGCGGCATTGATCATGGAAGAATTGGACCCGGACAATCTCGGTTACATCATG ATCGAAAACTTGGAGGCATTGTTATTGCAATCCCCGACACAAACTGTGAGAGGCGAAAGCAAGAACTTGAGCGTGATGTTGAGCCAAAAGCTTAGAAACGCCGATGACAGAAACATAATACAACGAGGGTACGATAGATTCAAGTACTTTCTAGACGATAACTGGCAAAGAGTTTGGGTGCTTGCACTTTGGATCGGGGCGATGGGGGGTTTGTTTACTTGGAAATATATTCAGTACAAGAATCGGGCCGCATTTGATGTAATGGGCCATTGTGTTTGTGTGGCTAAAGGTGGAGCCGAGATTCTCAAGTTAAACATGGCTCTAATCTTATTACCCGTGTGTCGAAACACCATCACATGGCTTAGAAACAAGACCAAGCTCGGTGTCGTGGTTCCTTTTGATGATAATCTCAATTTCCACAAA GTGATTGCGGTTGGGATCGTGGTTGGGGTCACGCTCCATGGAATTGCACATTTAACGTGTGATTTCCCGCGACTGTTAAGAGCTACCGAAGAGGAATACGAGCCCATGGTTCAATATTTTGGAGAACAACCCGATAGCTATTGGCATTTTGTGAAGGAGCCCGTAGGGTATACCGGGATCATAATGGTGGTTTTGATGGCAATAGCCTTTACTTTAGCGACCCCGTGGCTAAGACGTGGTAGACTCAACCTACCAAAGCCGCTAAACAAGCTTACGGGCTTTAACGCCTTTTGGTACTCCCACCACCTGTTTATTATTGTTTACGCGATGCTTATAGTTCACGGGATCAAAATTTACCTCACGAAAGAATGGTACAAGAAGACG ACTTGGATGTACATCGCAATTCCAATTTTGCTTTACGCAGGCGAGAGATTACTCAGGGCGTTAAGATCTACTGTCAAGCCCGTCCAGATGTTGAAG GTGGCTGTTTACCCCGGAAACGTGTTGGCGCTTCACATGTCAAAGCCTCAAGGATTCAAATACAAAAGCGGGCAATACATGTTCGTGAACTGCAAGGCGGTTTCTCCGTTTGAATG GCATCCGTTTTCAATAACTTCTGCACCCGGAGATGACTACCTAAGTGTGCACATCAGAACACTCGGCGACTGGACCCGACAACTAAAAACCGTCTTCTCTCAG GTATGTCAACCACCCGCTAATGGCAAAAGCGGACTCCTAAGAGCCGATTACCAAGGAGACAACCC tttCCCAAAGGTTCTAATCGACGGGCCATATGGTGCACCAGCACAAGACTACAAGAAATACGACGTCGTGTTGCTAGTGGGCTTAGGCATTGGTGCCACCCCAATGATCAGCATCGTTAAGGACATCGTGAATAACATGAAAGCGAAACAGGAGGCAGACGAGGCCTTGGAAAGCGGTGGCAACAGCGCGATGCCGCCAGCATCACCGCTGGCGAAAAAGAACACCTCAAACAACTTCAACACAACTCGGGCTTACTTCTATTGGGTAACTAGAGAACAAGGGTCGTTTGACTGGTTCAAAGGGGTCATGAATGAGGTTGCGGAAACAGATCATAACGGTGTGATCGAGATGCATAATTACTGCACAAGTGTTTATGAAGAAGGTGATGCTCGGTCAGCTTTGATCACCATGCTTCAGTCGCTAAATCATGCCAAAAATGGTGTTGATGTTGTTTCGGGTACTCGGGTCAAGTCGCATTTTGCAAAGCCCAACTGGAGAAGTGTTTATAAGCGTATCGCTCTTACTCACACCGGTCAACGTATTG GGGTATTCTATTGTGGAGCACCTGCACCAGTCAAAGAGTTGAAACAACTTGCTTCAGACTTTTCGCACAAGACTAGCACCAAATTTGACTTTCACAAGGAGAACTTTTGA